In Dasypus novemcinctus isolate mDasNov1 chromosome 10, mDasNov1.1.hap2, whole genome shotgun sequence, one DNA window encodes the following:
- the LOC131280249 gene encoding olfactory receptor 52B4-like, which yields MTTLNHTGISHTVFHLLGIPGLEDQHMWISIPFFISYVMALLGNSLLIFIILTKSSLHEPMYLFLCMLAGADVVLSTCTVPQALAIFWFHAGEISLDRCITQFFIIHCTFISESGILLVMAFDRYIAICYPLRYTTILTHALIGKIGVTIFLRSYSTIFPIIFLLKRLTFCQNNIIPHTFCEHIGLAKYACNDIRVNIWYGFFVIVSTVVLDVLLIFVSYLLILHAVFHMPSLDARHKALNTCGSHVCIIILFYGPAIFTTLTQRFGRHILPHIHILLANVCILVPPMLNPIIYGIKTKPIREQVAHILCPK from the coding sequence ATGACTACCTTAAACCACACTGGGATCAGCCACACAGTCTTTCACTTGCTGGGCATCCCTGGCCTAGAGGACCAGCACATGTGGATTTCcatccccttcttcatttcctATGTCATGGCCTTGCTTGGGAACAGCCTGCTCATCTTCATTATTCTCACAAAGAGCAGCCTCCATGAACCCATGTACCTCTTCCTCTGCATGCTGGCAGGAGCAGACGTTGTCCTCTCCACATGCACAGTACCTCAGGCCTTGGCCATCTTCTGGTTCCATGCTGGGGAGATCTCCCTGGATCGCTGCATCACTCAGTTCTTCATCATCCACTGCACTTTCATCTCTGAGTCTGGGATCTTGCTGGTGATGGCATTTGACCGCTACATTGCCATATGCTACCCACTAAGATATACCACTATTCTTACCCATGCCTTGATTGGGAAAATCGGAGTGACAATCTTTCTGAGAAGTTATAGTACAATTTTTCcaataatatttcttttaaaaagattgacTTTCTGCCAAAATAATATCATTCCACATACTTTCTGTGAACACATCGGCTTGGCCAAATATGCTTGTAATGACATTCGAGTGAACATCTGGTATGGGTTTTTTGTCATAGTGTCAACAGTGGTCTTAGATGTATTGCTGATTTTTGTTTCGTATCTGCTGATTCTCCATGCTGTGTTCCACATGCCTTCCCTAGATGCTCGCCACAAAGCTCTCAACACATGTGGCTCCCATGTCTGTATCATCATCCTCTTTTATGGGCCTGCAATCTTCACAACCCTTACTCAGCGGTTTGGACGCCATATCCTACCTCATATCCACATCTTGTTGGCCAATGTCTGCATTCTGGTTCCACCTATGCTGAATCCCATCATTTATGGGATCAAGACCAAGCCTATCCGAGAGCAGGTGGCCCACATACTTTGTCCAAAGTAG